A single region of the Triticum dicoccoides isolate Atlit2015 ecotype Zavitan chromosome 2B, WEW_v2.0, whole genome shotgun sequence genome encodes:
- the LOC119367673 gene encoding uncharacterized protein LOC119367673 isoform X3 — protein MFFLSISGSIIGKFVPSRLLRVPADLSVLIFPGFIFCDRAPERLHLDGRSEGFAVDKLTGLSTPNNGVGPLTCEFCWYQEKEVPFNLQELCQWQGAFLDNDVVLHVRKMQRVKSAQEGILQAAPNPILWDRI, from the exons ATGTTCTTTCTGTCTATATCTGGTTCTATTATTGGCAAATTTGTGCCTTCGAGATTGCTACGAGT ACCAGCGGACCTTTCCGTCCTCATATTCCCCGGATTCATTTTCTGCGATCGAGCGCCCGAGCGGTTGCATCTCGACGGCAG ATCAGAAGGTTTTGCAGTTGACAAGCTTACAGGTTTGAGCACCCCGAACAACGGGGTGGGCCCTTTGACCTGTGAGTTTTGCTGGTACCAAGAGAAGGAGGTTCCTTTTAACCTGCAGGAGCTCTGCCAATGGCAGGGTGCTTTCCTTGACAATGACGTGGTACTGCACGTACGCAAGATGCAGCGAGTGAAATCGGCGCAAGAGGGCATCTTGCAAGCAGCACCAAATCCTATATTATGGGACCGA ATATAG
- the LOC119367673 gene encoding uncharacterized protein LOC119367673 isoform X2, whose product MFFLSISGSIIGKFVPSRLLRVPADLSVLIFPGFIFCDRAPERLHLDGRSEGFAVDKLTGLSTPNNGVGPLTCEFCWYQEKEVPFNLQELCQWQGAFLDNDVVLHVRKMQRVKSAQEGILQAAPNPILWDRMS is encoded by the exons ATGTTCTTTCTGTCTATATCTGGTTCTATTATTGGCAAATTTGTGCCTTCGAGATTGCTACGAGT ACCAGCGGACCTTTCCGTCCTCATATTCCCCGGATTCATTTTCTGCGATCGAGCGCCCGAGCGGTTGCATCTCGACGGCAG ATCAGAAGGTTTTGCAGTTGACAAGCTTACAGGTTTGAGCACCCCGAACAACGGGGTGGGCCCTTTGACCTGTGAGTTTTGCTGGTACCAAGAGAAGGAGGTTCCTTTTAACCTGCAGGAGCTCTGCCAATGGCAGGGTGCTTTCCTTGACAATGACGTGGTACTGCACGTACGCAAGATGCAGCGAGTGAAATCGGCGCAAGAGGGCATCTTGCAAGCAGCACCAAATCCTATATTATGGGACCGA ATGTCTTAA
- the LOC119367673 gene encoding uncharacterized protein LOC119367673 isoform X1, translating into MFFLSISGSIIGKFVPSRLLRVPADLSVLIFPGFIFCDRAPERLHLDGRSEGFAVDKLTGLSTPNNGVGPLTCEFCWYQEKEVPFNLQELCQWQGAFLDNDVVLHVRKMQRVKSAQEGILQAAPNPILWDRVKCGSVIELSMKEEDTSTSTSNKDCGNGDNSVSRRA; encoded by the exons ATGTTCTTTCTGTCTATATCTGGTTCTATTATTGGCAAATTTGTGCCTTCGAGATTGCTACGAGT ACCAGCGGACCTTTCCGTCCTCATATTCCCCGGATTCATTTTCTGCGATCGAGCGCCCGAGCGGTTGCATCTCGACGGCAG ATCAGAAGGTTTTGCAGTTGACAAGCTTACAGGTTTGAGCACCCCGAACAACGGGGTGGGCCCTTTGACCTGTGAGTTTTGCTGGTACCAAGAGAAGGAGGTTCCTTTTAACCTGCAGGAGCTCTGCCAATGGCAGGGTGCTTTCCTTGACAATGACGTGGTACTGCACGTACGCAAGATGCAGCGAGTGAAATCGGCGCAAGAGGGCATCTTGCAAGCAGCACCAAATCCTATATTATGGGACCGA GTCAAATGTGGCTCGGTGATAGAATTAAGCATGAAGGAGGAAGATACCAGCACCAGCACGAGCAATAAAGACTGCGGCAACGGCGACAACAGTGTGTCCCGGCGAGCGTGA